In Deferribacter desulfuricans SSM1, the following are encoded in one genomic region:
- the rpsB gene encoding 30S ribosomal protein S2: MSYISIKNLLEAGVHFGHQTKRWNPKMQKYVFGKKNGIYIIDLQKTVQCFNQAYEFIRDMVKGGASVLFVGTKKQAQEAIKEAAEKCQSFYVNNRWLGGTLTNFNTIKTRIQRLKELEEMFNSDYIKNYTKKEAARLKREYEKLKKNLYGIKDMQEIPDILFIIDIKREMNAVLEARKLGLPIVAIVDTNCDPDLVDFPIPGNDDAIRACQLIAGRIADAVLEGKQLREEELLEEVRAAANQNEEDDDIPVDEIVESEEAEEKEEAKEE; encoded by the coding sequence ATGTCTTACATTTCAATCAAAAACCTACTTGAAGCAGGTGTGCACTTTGGCCACCAAACAAAAAGATGGAATCCAAAGATGCAAAAATACGTCTTTGGAAAGAAAAATGGTATCTACATAATTGATCTGCAAAAAACAGTTCAATGTTTTAACCAGGCTTACGAATTCATCAGAGACATGGTTAAAGGTGGTGCTTCAGTACTTTTTGTGGGCACAAAAAAACAAGCTCAAGAAGCAATCAAAGAAGCAGCTGAAAAATGTCAAAGCTTTTACGTAAACAACAGATGGTTAGGTGGTACATTAACAAACTTTAACACAATTAAAACCCGTATTCAGAGATTGAAAGAATTAGAAGAGATGTTTAACTCTGACTATATTAAGAACTACACTAAGAAAGAAGCAGCAAGACTTAAAAGGGAATACGAAAAATTAAAAAAGAATCTTTATGGTATTAAAGATATGCAGGAAATCCCTGATATACTTTTTATTATTGACATAAAAAGGGAAATGAACGCAGTGCTTGAAGCAAGAAAATTGGGTTTGCCAATAGTTGCGATTGTAGATACAAATTGTGATCCAGACCTTGTAGATTTTCCAATCCCTGGTAACGATGATGCAATTCGTGCTTGTCAACTCATTGCGGGTAGAATTGCTGACGCAGTTCTTGAAGGTAAGCAGTTACGCGAAGAAGAATTATTAGAAGAGGTTAGGGCAGCAGCCAACCAAAATGAAGAAGATGATGATATCCCTGTTGATGAAATAGTAGAAAGCGAAGAAGCAGAAGAAAAAGAAGAAG
- a CDS encoding ArsR/SmtB family transcription factor yields MDVYEIYSEKLKVLGHPVRLKLVHGLSRKECNVTKMAEMLEVPQAIISRHLSLLKNAGIVHGEREGSSICYKVVDDKIKRVLDILLEE; encoded by the coding sequence ATGGACGTATATGAGATTTATTCAGAGAAATTAAAAGTTCTTGGACACCCTGTTAGGCTAAAACTTGTACATGGACTTAGCAGAAAAGAGTGTAATGTGACTAAAATGGCTGAGATGTTAGAAGTACCTCAAGCAATCATTAGCAGGCACTTAAGTCTTTTAAAAAATGCAGGTATTGTACATGGAGAAAGAGAAGGGAGTAGTATTTGTTACAAAGTGGTAGATGATAAAATAAAAAGAGTTTTAGACATTTTGTTGGAGGAATAG
- a CDS encoding TolC family protein has protein sequence MKKSLLVLLLTLILSSNIFAKVLTLDEAKKLVLENNSLIKAYEMEAKSAKYKKYQAYGAYLPKLNISETYMRSDEPATAAFAKMAQGRFDMQYFATQLKNPENVTNFETKVEIIQPIFMNGKIFFGIKQAKELEKASEYKLSRVKDNVLFNTYRSFYAVGLSKKALDVTKKSLERTKRYYEMAQDFYKNGMIVKSDLLVAESYLLMNEAAIKDAEKQVEVSKSYLQRLLNVDEDVDIIWSETDINLDRSLDDYIKLALANREDLKAYKHYLKINDYEVKKAKSSFLPEVALFANYKQNDDKIFGDAGTGFTVGAYAKLNLFNGFSDYNKVRESKSNYLSLLNKIADLKFQIKSEVKEAYYSLKASEKKLEAAKKQVEKAYEALKITENRFKEGLAKVTELLDREVEVKEAELRLLMAEYSLIVDKAKLMFAIGMIK, from the coding sequence ATGAAAAAATCGCTTTTGGTATTACTTTTAACCTTAATATTAAGCAGTAACATTTTTGCAAAAGTTTTAACCCTTGATGAAGCAAAAAAATTGGTACTTGAAAATAATAGCCTCATTAAAGCTTACGAAATGGAAGCAAAATCAGCAAAGTATAAGAAATACCAAGCGTATGGTGCTTATCTACCAAAATTAAATATTTCGGAAACTTATATGAGAAGTGATGAACCAGCAACTGCTGCTTTTGCAAAAATGGCTCAAGGTAGATTTGATATGCAATATTTTGCAACACAATTAAAAAACCCTGAAAATGTTACGAATTTTGAAACAAAAGTAGAAATAATTCAGCCTATCTTTATGAATGGTAAAATCTTTTTTGGGATAAAACAGGCAAAAGAGCTAGAAAAAGCAAGTGAGTACAAATTATCGAGAGTGAAAGATAATGTCCTTTTTAATACTTATCGTTCATTTTATGCTGTGGGTTTATCCAAAAAAGCTTTAGATGTGACGAAGAAATCTCTTGAGCGCACCAAAAGATATTATGAGATGGCGCAAGATTTTTACAAGAATGGTATGATAGTCAAAAGTGATTTGTTGGTAGCAGAAAGCTACTTATTGATGAATGAAGCAGCTATTAAAGATGCTGAAAAACAGGTGGAAGTATCAAAGAGTTATTTACAGCGTTTATTAAATGTTGATGAAGATGTTGATATTATCTGGAGTGAAACTGATATAAATTTAGATAGAAGTCTTGATGATTATATAAAATTGGCTTTAGCAAACAGAGAAGACCTAAAAGCATATAAACATTATTTAAAAATTAATGATTATGAGGTAAAAAAAGCAAAAAGTTCTTTTTTACCTGAAGTAGCACTATTTGCAAATTATAAGCAAAATGATGACAAAATTTTTGGTGATGCTGGGACAGGTTTTACAGTAGGAGCTTATGCAAAACTCAATCTATTCAACGGTTTTTCAGATTATAACAAAGTAAGGGAAAGTAAATCAAATTATTTATCACTTTTAAATAAGATAGCTGACTTAAAATTTCAAATAAAAAGTGAAGTTAAAGAAGCTTACTATTCATTAAAAGCGTCAGAAAAGAAACTTGAAGCTGCAAAAAAGCAGGTGGAAAAAGCTTATGAAGCTTTAAAGATTACAGAAAACAGATTTAAAGAAGGGTTAGCCAAAGTTACAGAGCTTCTTGATAGAGAGGTAGAAGTAAAGGAGGCTGAGCTTCGCTTGCTTATGGCTGAATACAGTTTGATTGTGGATAAGGCGAAGCTTATGTTTGCAATCGGAATGATAAAATAA
- a CDS encoding efflux RND transporter periplasmic adaptor subunit: MRKLYALLVLIAFFAISCSSGKEAKKEESIYTPKKVNVKISMVTKKKIADMDTFSGTVFSDTTTFLMPKVVGYVEKIYVQEGETFKKGDLLIKLKSKELEDKKRFAFASVKEADNGLKQAELGIEMAKRQYEQAKAGFELAEKTYKRFQNLLKNESVSQQEFDEVEAKYKMAKASLELAEKNLNLAKEKYEQVKIKREQALAALSEVNTYLSYTEIKAPFDGIVLEKKTDIGNLAAPGAPLLKIGSKKTVVYAFVNEGVLNKIKVGDNVNVFIPAINKGYGAKVLEISPDVDPATRNFKIKLTGCDACVPGMYAKVQVKGDMDDVIVVPENAVVKRGQLEIVFVDKNGKAELRIVKTGRKFEDGIEILSGLKPGERIVIENADKLNAGDILEG, translated from the coding sequence ATGAGAAAGTTGTATGCACTTCTTGTTTTGATAGCTTTTTTTGCTATATCCTGTTCATCTGGAAAAGAAGCTAAAAAGGAAGAGAGTATTTATACTCCAAAAAAAGTTAATGTAAAAATTTCTATGGTTACCAAGAAGAAAATAGCTGACATGGATACTTTTAGCGGTACAGTTTTTAGTGATACTACTACATTTTTAATGCCAAAAGTTGTTGGGTATGTGGAAAAGATTTATGTGCAAGAAGGTGAAACATTTAAAAAAGGTGATTTATTGATAAAATTAAAAAGTAAAGAGCTTGAAGATAAAAAAAGATTTGCTTTCGCATCGGTCAAAGAAGCAGATAATGGTTTAAAGCAAGCAGAACTTGGCATTGAAATGGCAAAAAGGCAATATGAACAAGCAAAAGCTGGATTTGAATTAGCGGAGAAAACATATAAAAGATTTCAAAATTTATTAAAAAATGAAAGTGTAAGTCAGCAAGAATTTGACGAAGTAGAAGCTAAATACAAAATGGCAAAAGCTTCTTTAGAACTTGCGGAGAAAAATTTGAATCTTGCTAAAGAGAAATATGAGCAAGTAAAGATTAAAAGAGAGCAGGCTTTGGCTGCGCTATCAGAAGTAAACACTTATTTATCATACACAGAAATCAAAGCTCCTTTTGATGGAATCGTTTTAGAGAAAAAAACTGATATTGGTAATCTTGCAGCACCTGGCGCACCTCTTTTGAAAATAGGTTCTAAAAAGACAGTTGTTTATGCCTTTGTAAATGAAGGGGTTTTAAATAAAATTAAAGTGGGTGATAATGTAAATGTTTTCATCCCTGCTATCAATAAAGGTTATGGTGCTAAAGTGTTGGAAATAAGTCCTGATGTTGATCCAGCTACTAGAAATTTCAAAATTAAACTTACTGGTTGTGATGCTTGCGTTCCTGGGATGTATGCAAAAGTGCAGGTTAAAGGTGATATGGATGATGTGATTGTTGTCCCAGAAAATGCAGTTGTTAAAAGAGGGCAGTTGGAAATAGTTTTTGTGGATAAAAATGGTAAAGCAGAGCTCAGAATTGTAAAAACAGGCAGAAAATTTGAAGATGGAATCGAAATTCTTAGTGGATTAAAGCCTGGTGAGAGAATCGTTATCGAAAATGCTGATAAATTAAATGCAGGAGATATCCTGGAGGGGTAA
- a CDS encoding efflux RND transporter permease subunit: MMEKDKELKDKNQEVEACEINVDEEIEELKYGIAERVAKAFLRSKITPLLIIAALFIGIVSVIMTPKEEEPQIVVPMVDIFVPYPGAGAKDVEKVVVEPLEKLMWEIPGVEYVYGTAMNDMGMVVVRFKVGENEEESITKLKTKIDYNMDRMPQGVMMPIIKKRSIDDVPQVALTFWSEKYDSYTLRRIAAEVEQRLKEIPDISETSIIGGYKRVVRIEPDITALKSYNLDLFRLYGALNMSNQSLNSGEITANNKTFYIRAGGFFQSVEDVKNLVVGVYNGKPVYLKDVAKVSDAPEIPDNYVLIGFNEKISPNLYNAVTISISKRKGSDSVVVAEHILDKLETLKKTIIPEDVKVTVTRNYGDTAYEKVKTLIEHLLGAILAVIIVMTLTMGWRAGFVVFVALPVTFALTLFVYYMFDYTLNRVTLFALIFVAGLVVDDAIIVVENMERHFKISNKNLLKRAILAVGEVGNPTILATITVIVAIYPMAFVRGLMGPYMKPMPIGASLAMIFSLLVALIVTPWLSYKLLAGHTKVEGDVDEEEYVKQTKLYKIYSHILIPLIDKLSLRLLLTVVMLGLFIGAFMFIPTKLVVMKMLPFDNKNELQVIIDMPEGTPLEETAKVASEIGNYLATVKEVENYQIYAGIAAPYNFNGLVRHYFLRRGNNVADIQVNFVDKTVRQLKSHDLAKLIREPIQEIAKKYNANVKIAEVPPGPPVLSTLVAEVYGPNEKARLEVAKKIKEIFEKTDGVVDVDWYVEDDMKEYVFDVDKEKAALTGISTEMVSKTLYMALKGMKVGIIHTGFDREDVDIILKLPESERNILSAIKNINLISMAGKPVPLSELVHIKEKTKEKAIYHKNLQPVIYVTGDVAGKEESPVYAILKMNKEIKNITYNGEPVKLLWTHQPKTTDHVSVKWDGEWQITYEVFRDLGLAFAAVLVIMYFVLVAWFKSFATPIIMMIPIPLSLLGIIPGHFIFGKFFTATSMIGFIALAGIMVRNAVLLIDFTEAALEKGKDIKEAVVQAGAIRTRPVVLTTVAVITGALFMLPDPIFAGLGVSLITGAVVSTILTLVIIPLSYYFYHRLMVKYFNKQEV; the protein is encoded by the coding sequence ATGATGGAAAAAGATAAAGAGTTAAAAGATAAAAATCAGGAAGTGGAAGCCTGTGAAATAAATGTTGATGAAGAGATTGAAGAATTAAAATATGGTATTGCAGAAAGGGTAGCAAAGGCATTTTTGCGCTCAAAAATTACACCACTTTTAATTATTGCAGCACTTTTTATCGGTATAGTTTCTGTGATTATGACTCCAAAAGAGGAGGAGCCACAGATAGTGGTTCCTATGGTGGATATATTTGTTCCTTATCCTGGAGCTGGTGCAAAAGATGTGGAAAAAGTTGTTGTAGAGCCACTTGAAAAGCTGATGTGGGAAATCCCTGGTGTAGAATATGTCTATGGGACAGCGATGAATGATATGGGGATGGTAGTAGTTAGGTTTAAAGTGGGTGAAAATGAAGAAGAAAGTATAACTAAGCTGAAAACCAAGATTGATTACAATATGGATAGGATGCCTCAAGGCGTAATGATGCCGATAATTAAGAAGAGATCTATTGATGATGTCCCTCAGGTTGCACTGACATTTTGGTCAGAAAAGTATGATTCATATACACTTAGAAGGATAGCTGCTGAGGTGGAGCAAAGATTAAAAGAAATCCCTGACATTTCAGAAACATCTATAATTGGTGGATACAAAAGGGTTGTGAGGATTGAGCCTGATATTACAGCTCTTAAATCATATAACCTTGACCTTTTTAGACTCTATGGCGCATTGAATATGTCCAATCAGTCCCTAAACTCTGGTGAGATTACAGCCAACAATAAAACTTTTTATATTAGAGCGGGCGGTTTTTTTCAGAGTGTAGAAGATGTTAAAAATCTTGTAGTAGGCGTTTATAATGGCAAACCTGTTTATTTAAAAGATGTTGCAAAAGTAAGCGATGCACCAGAGATACCAGATAACTATGTTTTAATCGGTTTCAATGAAAAGATATCTCCAAATCTTTATAATGCGGTAACAATATCTATTTCAAAAAGAAAAGGTAGCGACTCAGTTGTAGTAGCTGAGCATATTTTGGATAAACTTGAAACATTGAAGAAAACTATCATCCCTGAGGATGTGAAAGTTACAGTTACTAGAAATTATGGTGATACGGCTTATGAGAAGGTTAAAACACTCATTGAGCACTTATTGGGAGCTATCCTTGCTGTTATTATTGTTATGACTCTTACAATGGGGTGGAGAGCTGGTTTTGTAGTATTTGTGGCGTTACCAGTTACTTTTGCTCTGACACTTTTTGTTTATTACATGTTTGACTACACATTAAACAGGGTGACACTTTTTGCCCTAATATTTGTTGCAGGTCTTGTGGTGGATGATGCTATCATCGTTGTTGAAAATATGGAAAGGCATTTTAAGATATCCAATAAAAATCTGCTAAAGCGGGCAATACTTGCAGTGGGTGAAGTGGGCAACCCTACTATCCTTGCTACAATTACAGTTATTGTGGCTATTTACCCTATGGCATTTGTTAGAGGGCTTATGGGGCCTTATATGAAACCTATGCCAATTGGGGCATCTCTTGCTATGATTTTCTCACTTCTTGTGGCTTTAATTGTGACACCTTGGTTATCATATAAACTGCTTGCTGGTCACACTAAGGTAGAAGGGGATGTGGATGAAGAAGAGTATGTAAAACAGACAAAGCTTTACAAGATTTATAGTCACATACTTATTCCACTGATAGATAAACTTTCTCTTAGATTGTTATTAACAGTAGTAATGCTTGGTTTGTTTATAGGTGCTTTTATGTTTATACCTACAAAGCTTGTTGTAATGAAGATGCTCCCTTTTGATAACAAAAACGAATTACAGGTAATCATAGATATGCCAGAAGGGACACCATTAGAAGAGACTGCTAAGGTAGCCTCAGAAATAGGAAATTATCTTGCAACAGTAAAAGAGGTGGAAAACTATCAGATTTATGCTGGTATTGCAGCACCTTATAACTTCAATGGCCTTGTAAGACACTATTTTCTTAGAAGAGGCAACAATGTAGCTGATATTCAGGTAAATTTTGTTGATAAAACAGTAAGACAACTAAAGAGCCACGACCTTGCAAAGCTGATTCGTGAGCCAATTCAAGAAATTGCAAAGAAATATAATGCAAATGTGAAAATAGCAGAGGTTCCACCTGGCCCACCGGTGCTATCTACTCTTGTTGCAGAAGTGTATGGGCCAAATGAAAAGGCAAGGTTGGAAGTTGCTAAGAAAATAAAAGAGATTTTTGAAAAGACTGACGGAGTTGTGGATGTTGACTGGTATGTAGAAGATGACATGAAAGAGTATGTGTTTGATGTGGATAAAGAAAAAGCTGCTTTGACAGGTATTTCCACTGAGATGGTATCAAAAACTTTATACATGGCTCTAAAAGGGATGAAGGTCGGTATTATCCATACTGGATTTGACAGAGAAGATGTGGATATAATTTTGAAACTGCCTGAGAGTGAAAGGAATATTTTAAGTGCTATAAAAAATATAAACTTGATTTCTATGGCTGGAAAGCCTGTTCCTTTGAGCGAGCTTGTGCATATCAAAGAGAAAACAAAAGAGAAAGCAATTTATCACAAAAATTTACAGCCTGTTATTTATGTGACTGGTGATGTAGCAGGTAAAGAGGAAAGCCCTGTGTATGCGATTTTGAAAATGAATAAGGAGATAAAAAATATTACTTATAACGGCGAGCCAGTAAAACTTCTCTGGACTCATCAGCCTAAGACAACTGACCATGTAAGTGTAAAGTGGGATGGTGAATGGCAAATTACTTACGAAGTATTTAGAGACCTTGGGCTTGCTTTTGCTGCAGTGCTTGTGATTATGTATTTTGTGCTTGTAGCATGGTTTAAATCTTTTGCAACACCAATTATAATGATGATACCTATTCCATTGAGCTTGCTTGGGATTATACCAGGGCACTTTATTTTTGGTAAATTTTTCACAGCTACAAGTATGATTGGATTTATTGCTCTTGCTGGTATTATGGTGAGGAATGCGGTGTTGTTGATAGATTTTACAGAAGCTGCACTTGAAAAAGGGAAAGATATAAAAGAGGCTGTGGTGCAAGCAGGTGCAATCAGAACAAGGCCAGTTGTATTGACCACAGTGGCAGTTATTACTGGTGCATTGTTTATGCTGCCTGACCCAATTTTTGCAGGGCTTGGTGTATCTTTGATTACTGGTGCTGTAGTGTCAACAATTTTGACACTTGTTATTATTCCTTTAAGTTACTATTTTTATCATAGACTTATGGTAAAATATTTTAATAAACAGGAGGTATAG
- a CDS encoding YgaP family membrane protein, which produces MTVKALMRIIPGLFVTISVILGLTVNKWWFAFTLFVGLNLFQSGFTNFCPLEIFLKKMGIPEE; this is translated from the coding sequence ATGACTGTTAAGGCTTTGATGAGAATAATCCCTGGATTGTTTGTTACAATAAGCGTGATTTTGGGACTTACCGTAAATAAATGGTGGTTTGCTTTTACGCTGTTTGTAGGTTTAAACCTGTTTCAATCAGGTTTTACAAATTTTTGCCCACTTGAGATTTTTTTAAAAAAGATGGGTATCCCTGAAGAGTAG
- a CDS encoding HD domain-containing protein produces MVKLIIDSLKALPFFEVLEDLSEYEFYFVGGFVRDVLLGKKAKDVDLVPFGIDYKDFAWLLKKKLQATSVPFKDNIRLILKDFVIDVSKPRGKNIIEDLQKRDFTINNLATDIKGNIIGDTNDLKNKVIKYVYEDVFNDDPVRILRAFRFVSQLDFDIENKTFEKIFREKNLLKNAPFERIYDELIKLLKGKSNFKALKLMQHSEVLFTLFPEFKNIEGLPQGKYHQDCALTHTFRVVEKTRDITDKLNKNDETKNILLLSAFFHDVGKAVAGERNNHKNFVGHEEESAKIAEKYLKKFPIKKKNLKEVLHLIKKHTKIRIYASEKAKDNTLKRFIYNNAELLEEIILFTLADNLTKGHNINDIYETIIRIRKLSKELDWSKKELINGNTLIELNIPDKTKYATILKDVHEKLVIGILPTKEEAIKYILDRYLK; encoded by the coding sequence ATGGTTAAATTAATTATAGATAGTCTAAAAGCTTTACCTTTTTTTGAGGTACTAGAAGATTTAAGTGAATATGAGTTTTATTTTGTGGGTGGATTTGTTAGAGATGTATTGCTTGGCAAAAAGGCAAAAGATGTAGATTTAGTCCCATTTGGCATAGACTACAAAGATTTTGCCTGGCTTTTAAAAAAGAAACTGCAAGCAACATCTGTCCCTTTTAAAGATAATATAAGGTTGATTTTAAAAGATTTTGTTATCGATGTATCAAAGCCTCGAGGAAAAAATATTATTGAAGATCTTCAAAAAAGGGATTTTACAATAAATAATCTTGCTACTGACATAAAAGGAAATATTATCGGAGATACCAATGATTTAAAAAACAAAGTCATCAAATATGTTTATGAAGATGTTTTCAATGATGATCCTGTCAGGATTTTACGGGCTTTTAGATTTGTCTCTCAACTTGATTTTGATATAGAAAATAAAACCTTTGAAAAAATCTTTCGAGAAAAAAATCTGTTGAAAAATGCCCCTTTTGAAAGAATTTATGATGAACTGATTAAACTTTTAAAAGGTAAATCAAACTTTAAAGCCTTAAAATTAATGCAGCATAGTGAAGTGTTATTTACCCTTTTTCCAGAATTTAAAAATATAGAAGGCCTCCCGCAAGGGAAATACCACCAGGACTGTGCGCTCACCCACACTTTTAGAGTTGTAGAGAAAACAAGGGATATTACTGACAAATTAAACAAAAATGATGAAACAAAAAACATTTTGCTGTTATCTGCTTTTTTTCATGATGTGGGTAAAGCTGTAGCTGGCGAAAGAAATAATCATAAAAACTTTGTTGGGCATGAAGAAGAAAGTGCAAAAATTGCTGAAAAATATTTAAAAAAATTCCCTATTAAAAAAAAGAACTTAAAAGAAGTTTTACATCTTATAAAGAAACATACCAAAATTAGAATATATGCATCAGAGAAAGCAAAAGATAACACACTGAAAAGATTTATATATAATAATGCGGAACTTCTTGAGGAGATTATACTCTTTACACTTGCTGATAACCTTACAAAAGGGCATAATATCAACGATATTTATGAAACAATCATAAGAATCAGAAAACTATCTAAAGAGCTTGATTGGAGCAAAAAAGAGTTAATCAATGGAAATACTTTAATCGAATTAAATATCCCTGACAAAACAAAATACGCCACTATCTTAAAAGATGTTCACGAAAAACTTGTAATTGGGATACTCCCAACAAAAGAAGAAGCGATAAAATACATTTTAGATAGATATTTAAAATAA
- a CDS encoding metallophosphoesterase family protein, producing the protein MRILVISDTHTDDIDKLSSSLIEEFNRCDAILHAGDVIGYKPIHQIEHINPNVYAVKGNMDPFFDETLMPKKRTIKFDEVKVGLIHGDGAPFGLENRLLYQFEGVDLIVYGHTHKPFWGVLGDVHFLNPGSPTNNRYTDFNSYAILEIEGKNFDAKIMKI; encoded by the coding sequence ATGAGGATTTTGGTTATTTCTGATACACATACTGATGACATAGATAAGTTGTCCTCATCCTTAATTGAAGAGTTTAATCGTTGTGATGCAATCTTGCATGCTGGGGATGTAATAGGGTATAAGCCGATTCATCAGATTGAGCATATTAACCCAAATGTGTATGCTGTAAAAGGGAATATGGATCCATTTTTTGATGAGACATTAATGCCAAAAAAGAGAACTATTAAATTTGATGAGGTAAAGGTTGGTTTGATACATGGGGATGGTGCACCTTTTGGTTTAGAAAATAGGTTGCTTTATCAATTTGAAGGTGTGGATTTAATTGTTTATGGCCATACACATAAGCCTTTTTGGGGTGTTCTTGGCGATGTTCACTTTTTAAATCCGGGTAGTCCAACAAATAATCGATATACAGATTTTAATTCTTATGCTATATTGGAGATCGAAGGCAAAAATTTTGATGCAAAAATCATGAAAATTTAG
- a CDS encoding NAD(P)/FAD-dependent oxidoreductase: protein MVKVAIIGAGSAGMFAAYKLIQNKNISVDIYEKGKSILERTRKEVMSGFGGAGAFSDGKLTLTTEFGGWLTDYISEAELEKLIDEADDIWVKFSGVTEIDTKSDYEKIKDLEYQCSRNKLRLYAAKIRHLGTDNCLLAIKRIYELFEKEENINVYCNTPVKDLIVESGKIKGIVLADDSKKYYDKVIIAVGRSGNAWMQEIAEKYGIDSDINPVDIGVRVEVPRAVTDHFTNYLYEFKIKYYTTEFEDEVRTFCVNPGGFVAIERNDGDILTVNGHSYKNKKSNNTNFALLVSTKFTEPFKEPVKYGRYIANLANMLSGGNVIVQRFGDLLRGRRSTVKRIEKNFVVPTLKSAMPGDLSFVLPYRYLTDLKETMLQLDTVMPGMADPNTLMYGVEVKFYSLRIRIDKNMRSQNIENLYCVGDGAGITRGIIQANASGIIAANDILREIQ, encoded by the coding sequence ATGGTGAAAGTTGCCATAATAGGTGCTGGTAGCGCAGGGATGTTTGCTGCTTATAAGCTGATACAGAATAAAAACATCTCTGTAGATATTTATGAGAAAGGTAAAAGTATTCTTGAAAGAACAAGAAAAGAGGTAATGAGCGGTTTTGGTGGTGCTGGAGCTTTTTCAGATGGCAAGCTTACTTTAACAACAGAGTTTGGTGGTTGGCTTACCGATTATATTTCAGAAGCTGAGCTTGAAAAATTGATAGATGAGGCTGATGATATATGGGTAAAGTTTAGTGGTGTGACAGAGATTGATACAAAAAGTGATTATGAAAAGATAAAAGATTTGGAATATCAGTGTAGCAGAAATAAATTGAGATTGTATGCAGCAAAAATTAGACATCTTGGTACAGACAACTGTTTACTTGCTATAAAAAGGATTTATGAGCTTTTTGAAAAAGAGGAAAATATAAATGTATATTGCAATACACCAGTTAAGGATTTGATTGTAGAAAGTGGTAAAATAAAAGGTATTGTTTTAGCCGATGATTCAAAAAAATATTATGACAAAGTGATTATAGCTGTGGGTAGAAGTGGCAATGCTTGGATGCAGGAGATCGCAGAAAAATATGGGATAGATTCAGATATAAACCCTGTGGATATCGGGGTTAGGGTTGAGGTTCCAAGGGCTGTCACTGACCATTTTACTAACTATTTATACGAGTTTAAGATTAAATATTACACTACAGAGTTTGAAGATGAAGTTAGAACATTTTGTGTAAATCCTGGTGGTTTTGTGGCCATAGAGAGAAATGATGGTGATATTTTAACAGTAAATGGGCATTCTTATAAAAATAAAAAGAGTAATAATACCAATTTTGCACTACTTGTTTCTACAAAGTTTACAGAGCCTTTTAAAGAGCCTGTTAAATATGGTAGATATATTGCCAATCTTGCAAATATGCTAAGTGGTGGAAATGTTATAGTTCAAAGATTTGGTGATCTTCTTAGAGGTAGAAGGTCGACTGTAAAGCGAATTGAAAAAAACTTTGTTGTCCCTACTCTAAAAAGTGCTATGCCAGGTGATCTGTCTTTTGTCTTGCCTTATAGGTACTTAACAGATTTAAAGGAGACAATGTTGCAGCTTGATACAGTAATGCCTGGTATGGCTGATCCAAATACATTGATGTATGGGGTAGAGGTTAAATTTTATTCATTGCGTATCAGGATTGATAAAAATATGAGATCTCAAAATATTGAAAATCTATATTGTGTAGGTGATGGCGCTGGTATTACACGGGGGATTATTCAGGCAAATGCATCAGGTATTATTGCAGCAAACGATATTTTGAGGGAGATACAATGA
- a CDS encoding flavodoxin family protein — MKVFIINGSPRKEGSSSFVANSLLEKYPEANLINLNDLTFKGCQSCFSCRKNNTFCVVNDDLKDILPELVDADLLIVISPNYYGFISGQLKLFLDRWYCLKDANRVSKFKNGAKMFFVMTQGAQNRDHASLATNWLKKIAEGFNLKYYAYVIPGCGSENVDMAKMKIDDLKMHLNMFV; from the coding sequence ATGAAGGTTTTTATAATCAATGGAAGCCCAAGAAAAGAAGGTAGCTCGTCTTTTGTTGCAAACAGTTTATTAGAAAAATATCCTGAAGCTAATCTTATTAATCTCAATGACTTAACTTTTAAGGGGTGTCAATCCTGTTTTAGCTGCAGAAAGAACAACACTTTTTGTGTGGTAAACGATGATTTGAAAGATATTTTACCTGAGCTTGTTGATGCTGATCTGTTAATTGTTATTTCTCCAAATTATTACGGCTTTATCAGTGGTCAACTGAAGCTGTTTCTTGATAGATGGTATTGTTTAAAGGATGCTAACAGGGTAAGCAAATTTAAAAATGGCGCAAAAATGTTTTTTGTGATGACTCAAGGAGCTCAAAATAGAGATCATGCAAGCCTTGCTACAAACTGGCTTAAGAAAATAGCAGAGGGGTTTAATTTGAAATATTATGCGTATGTGATCCCTGGTTGTGGTAGTGAAAATGTGGATATGGCTAAGATGAAGATTGATGATTTGAAAATGCATTTGAATATGTTTGTTTAG